A single Lolium perenne isolate Kyuss_39 chromosome 6, Kyuss_2.0, whole genome shotgun sequence DNA region contains:
- the LOC127305362 gene encoding uncharacterized protein — MHMGTDVPSPLPRATSDSPLAPCPLPRGVYRRRSSGSASPWPYPLRRHADQGVAGAMKGAHPQDRKQKNKKQDLQVLAPYPGCLGRVINMFDLSNGVVATKMLTDKAHRDVSPAGKDRSSAYTMPTTNQFPAQLEDKQRDSQPRKTSPTKRSSSPTNRSGVAPVKMLMEKDMWREGVPEDEPLNVVARLMGLNDAPVHQSDVVSGRKPSKEYQSGAFGEIFGRNVKPKKESRCYQNQRAGTRHEQIWGGLGDQPSKISNSNSRHQGNEPSCDKRMSLVREKFAEAKRLATDEKLLHSKEFQEALQFLSSNKDMFLKFLDEPSPLLSNNHYGFEPVTPPSEVKQITILKPSESMKRRGNAHVGRQLYSDGNESESNRCGRQYQSLSATPANLTLSEPTRIVVLKPGPAKSHEDIMIPVSPLASSTEPDSEDDSVMAVDEIVSSRRLAKEITWQMRMRLKDSQDEDNSVSYEYHDTYIEDCSFSKSEVEIAKEVSGEISEDLEFGTPTSGRSWEFLSRSESPYSASCSSQASNRREPSVVKEAKRRILERWSVVSSTVSCEEERGARRSTGTLGEMLTIPEGKKDQEEFGGITIESTSPELDTEDPFSCLPRSRSLPLSLSYGGREWNRADVGSQEATTNGKSRKPSSFREKVSSLFSKNKKPAREKLDLSGTSSGNDTLASGSAGDGSQGSNHFTLEDAQKLTLVNADENVMQRHMTSSCHANDVASNRTKDVCPLPSLDALGFYGESQEQPSPVSVLDLDGPFLCDNNRRLLYSSENFITASSHALSRSPLIGSFSRSLSWEDCPPEVMSPNSLRLSRLFSKADDDQDSLTFIQKLVSSAGMDRKGCVLASPLDSRLLAKLSDYQGEGIKSRERRSKEKLLFDAVNEALIELTWTTELSAYPWGSTCSQRRDCDDSSCNSAADEIWRVIRSWSILDRYPPSQVIERNLLLDMILKRELVETASADTTRLETFEINSMVCAVVLEDLLEEALVDLI; from the exons ATGCACATGGGGACGGACGTCCCATCGCCATTGCCGCGTGCGACCTCAGACTCGCCGCTTGCGCCGTGTCCTCTTCCTCGCGGCGTATACCGTAGGAGGAGCAGCGGCTCTGCATCTCCTTGGCCGTATCCGCTCCGGCGCCACGCCGACCAG GGTGTTGCCGGTGCTATGAAAGGGGCTCATCCTCAGGATAGGAAGCAGAAGAACAAGAAGCAGGACCTGCAGGTGCTGGCGCCCTACCCTGGCTGCCTCGGCAGGGTCATCAACATGTTCGACCTCAGCAACGGGGTTGTTGCCACCAAGATGCTCACCGACAAGGCACACCGCGATG TTTCTCCGGCTGGTAAGGACCGGAGCAGTGCCTACACAATGCCAACAACAAATCAGTTCCCTGCTCAGTTAGAAGATAAACAG AGAGACAGTCAGCCAAGAAAGACCTCTCCAACGAAGCGATCGAGCTCACCAACCAACAGATCCGGTGTGGCACCCGTCAAGATGCTCATGGAGAAGGACATGTGGAGAGAAGGGGTGCCCGAGGACGAGCCGCTGAATGTTGTTGCCAGACTGATGGGTCTGAATGATGCTCCGGTCCACCAATCTGATGTGGTATCGGGAAGAAAGCCCAGCAAGGAGTATCAGTCGGGTGCTTTCGGAGAGATCTTCGGGCGAAATGTCAAGCCAAAGAAGGAAAGCAGATGCTACCAGAACCAAAGGGCAGGGACACGGCACGAGCAGATATGGGGTGGTTTAGGTGATCAGCCTTCAAAGATCAGTAACAGCAATAGCAGGCACCAAGGAAATGAACCTTCCTGTGACAAGAGAATGTCCCTTGTTCGCGAGAAGTTTGCTGAAGCCAAACGTCTGGCGACAGACGAGAAGCTTCTCCATTCAAAGGAGTTCCAAGAAGCGCTGCAGTTTTTAAGCTCAAACAAAGACATGTTCCTGAAGTTCCTAGATGAGCCAAGTCCGCTGTTATCAAACAACCATTATGGATTTGAACCGGTTACACCACCTTCAGAGGTAAAGCAAATAACTATACTGAAGCCATCCGAGTCAATGAAGAGAAGAGGCAATGCTCATGTTGGAAGGCAGCTATATTCAGATGGAAATGAAAGTGAGAGCAACAGATGCGGGCGCCAGTACCAGAGCTTAAGTGCCACCCCGGCAAATTTAACTTTgtctgaaccaacaagaattgtagTACTAAAGCCGGGCCCTGCAAAGTCTCATGAAGATATTATGATCCCAGTTTCCCCGTTAGCATCATCAACAGAACCAGATAGTGAAGATGATAGTGTGATGGCAGTTGATGAAATAGTATCCTCGAGAAGACTGGCCAAGGAGATCACTTGGCAGATGAGGATGCGCTTAAAAGACAGCCAGGATGAAGATAATTCGGTGTCTTATGAATACCATGATACTTATATTGAAGATTGCTCCTTTAGCAAGTCAGAGGTTGAGATTGCAAAAGAAGTGTCCGGCGAAATAAGTGAGGATTTGGAGTTTGGTACCCCCACTTCTGGCCGTTCCTGGGAGTTCCTAAGCAGGAGTGAAAGCCCTTACTCCGCATCATGCTCTAGTCAGGCATCTAATCGGCGTGAACCCTCGGTGGTAAAGGAAGCCAAAAGGCGGATCTTGGAGAGATGGTCAGTCGTATCATCAACTGTCAGTTGCGAGGAAGAAAGGGGAGCACGTAGAAGTACGGGCACACTAGGTGAGATGCTCACTATTCCTGAAGGGAAGAAGGATCAGGAAGAGTTTGGGGGGATAACTATTGAGAGCACATCACCTGAGCTGGATACTGAAGATCCTTTCTCATGTTTGCCAAGGTCACGGTCGCTTCCACTTTCTTTGTCTTATGGAGGCAGGGAGTGGAATAGAGCTGATGTTGGTTCTCAGGAAGCTACTACCAATGGAAAAAGTAGGAAGCCATCTTCATTTAGGGAAAAGGTATCCAGTCTCTTttctaaaaataagaaaccagCTCGGGAGAAGTTAGATCTGTCTGGAACTTCATCTGGTAATGATACACTCGCAAGTGGAAGTGCCGGTGATGGCAGTCAAGGATCTAACCATtttacactggaagatgcacagaAACTTACTCTGGTTAACGCTGATGAGAATGTTATGCAAAGACACATGACTAGTTCATGTCACGCTAATGATGTGGCCAGCAACCGCACCAAG GATGTCTGTCCCTTGCCAAGTCTTGATGCCCTGGGATTCTATGGCGAGTCTCAAGAACAACCAAGCCCTGTGTCTGTGCTGGATCTGGATGGACCATTTCTCTGTGATAATAATAGGAGGCTACTGTACTCATCTGAAAATTTCATTACTGCATCCTCAC ATGCCTTGTCCAGGTCTCCTCTTATCGGATCATTTTCAAGATCCTTGTCTTGGGAAGATTGCCCACCGGAAGTCATGTCGCCAAATTCGTTGAGACTATCAAGGCTTTTCTCTAAAGCCGACGATGATCAAGACTCGCTGACATTTATCCAGAAGTTAGTCTCCTCAGCTGGCATGGATAGAAAAGGCTGCGTCTTGGCCAGCCCTCTGGACTCGAGGTTGCTTGCAAAGTTATCAGATTACCAAGGAGAGGGAATTAAGTCAAGGGAAAGGCGGTCAAAAGAGAAGCTTCTTTTCGATGCTGTCAACGAGGCACTCATCGAGCTTACTTGGACAACAGAATTGTCTGCTTACCCATGGGGCTCGACATGCTCCCAGCGCAGAGATTGTGATGACAGTTCCTGTAACTCGGCGGCTGATGAAATCTGGCGAGTCATAAGGAGCTGGTCGATCCTGGACAGGTATCCACCCAGCCAAGTTATCGAGAGAAACCTTCTACTGGACATGATCCTTAAGAGGGAGTTGGTGGAGACCGCAAGTGCTGACACGACACGGTTAGAGACATTTGAAATTAACAGCATGGTCTGTGCGGTGGTTTTGGAGGACCTGCTAGAGGAGGCACTTGTAGATCTGATCTGA
- the LOC127309178 gene encoding 2-alkenal reductase (NADP(+)-dependent) → MEVENRYIAVRHHVECSPSEDDFEVKSAAVHWTAESGEVLVRNMYVSIDPGQLNRMKRHSASHHSVGPIVPGERIVAHRVGEVLASACPEYEVGDVVAGVLAWEEYTLFRPSPVMCKVDASSGVPLSYHVGVLGMSGTAAYGGFFEVCRPQSGEKVFVSAASGSVGSLVGQFAKLAGCYVVGCAGTQAKVDLLKGKLGFDDAFNYKEELDLKSALNKYFPDGIDIYFENVGGEMLEAALANMNTYGRVAVCGAIAEYTDPAGRRAAPSLLEVVYKRIALRGFLSYDFMAQFHEYNAIIRNWIREGRIQVIEDVSNGLESVPSAFAALFRGENVGKKLVKLS, encoded by the exons ATGGAGGTCGAGAACCGGTACATCGCCGTGAGGCACCACGTGGAGTGTTCCCCGTCGGAGGACGACTTCGAGGTGAAGTCTGCAGCGGTGCATTGGACGGCAGAGTCCGGCGAGGTCCTGGTGAGGAACATGTACGTGTCCATCGACCCCGGTCAGCTCAACCGCATGAAGCGCCACAGTGCGTCCCACCACTCCGTCGGCCCTATCGTGCCCGGTGAG AGGATCGTGGCGCATAGAGTCGGCGAGGTGTTGGCGTCGGCATGCCCGGAGTACGAGGTGGGCGATGTGGTCGCCGGCGTGCTCGCGTGGGAGGAGTACACGCTATTCCGGCCGTCCCCTGTTATGTGCAAGGTTGACGCCTCCTCCGGCGTCCCCTTGTCCTACCACGTCGGCGTACTGGGGATGAGCGGGACGGCGGCCTACGGCGGGTTCTTCGAGGTGTGCCGGCCGCAGAGTGGGGAGAAGGTGTTCGTGTCTGCGGCGTCGGGCTCAGTTGGTAGCCTCGTTGGCCAGTTCGCCAAGCTAGCTGGATGCTACGTGGTCGGCTGCGCCGGCACCCAAGCCAAG GTGGACCTGCTGAAAGGCAAGCTGGGGTTCGACGACGCCTTCAACTACAAAGAGGAGCTCGACCTCAAGTCCGCACTCAACAA GTACTTCCCTGACGGGATCGACATCTACTTCGAGAACGTCGGCGGCGAGATGCTGGAGGCCGCCCTCGCCAACATGAACACGTACGGCCGGGTCGCCGTCTGCGGGGCCATCGCCGAGTACACCGACCCGGCGGGGAGGCGAGCCGCCCCAAGCCTGCTGGAGGTGGTCTACAAGCGCATCGCCCTCCGAGGCTTCTTGTCCTACGATTTCATGGCCCAGTTCCACGAATACAACGCCATCATCCGCAACTGGATCCGCGAGGGTAGGATTCAGGTGATTGAGGACGTATCCAACGGGCTGGAGAGCGTCCCGTCGGCTTTCGCCGCGCTATTCCGCGGCGAAAATGTTGGCAAGAAGCTAGTTAAGCTGTCATAG
- the LOC127309818 gene encoding uncharacterized protein — protein sequence MFWNIRGFGVRGRRTMLKDYLRKHRIDIVCLQETIEQDFTDQELRSLEVGETFVWCWLPASGRSGGMLMGFRESMFEIGAIDTGRHFVSVDVILRPARLSLRIFGVYGPADHALSASFLQELSIEVQNTPLAIIMGGDFNLLRTEQDKNNDRIN from the coding sequence ATGTTCTGGAACATCCGTGGTTTCGGCGTTAGGGGGCGCCGGACCATGCTCAAAGACTACCTCCGCAAACACCGGATCGACATCGTTTGCCTTCAAGAAACTATAGAACAGGACTTTACGGATCAGGAGCTCAGAAGCCTCGAAGTGGGAGAGACCTTTGTCTGGTGCTGGTTGCCTGCCTCAGGGAGATCAGGCGGTATGCTTATGGGCTTTAGGGAAAGCATGTTTGAGATCGGTGCGATTGACACTGGTCGTCACTTCGTTTCCGTGGACGTCATCCTCAGACCTGCCAGGCTCTCTCTCAGGATCTTTGGAGTCTATGGCCCGGCTGACCATGCGCTCTCAGCTTCTTTCCTCCAGGAGCTTTCTATCGAAGTACAGAACACCCCTTTGGCCATTATCATGGGTGGGGACTTCAATCTTCTCAGAACGGAGCAGGACAAGAACAATGACAGGATCAACTAG
- the LOC127309817 gene encoding subtilisin-like protease SBT3.8 — protein MGLGTGLCCALLLVTMLALSANASSKLYIVYMGDKKHDDPSVVTASHHDLLSVVHGSKEEALKSLVYSYKHGFSGFAAMLTEPQARAIAKFPEVITVKRNTFHKRHTTRSWDFLGLDYNQPPQQPGLLQKAKYGEDVIIGVIDSGIWPESRSFNDDGFGPVPARWKGKCQTGEMFNTTSCNRKIIGARWYGRGISAESFKSDYKSPRDIDGHGTHVASTIAGVEVRGVSYGGLGNGVARGGAPRARLGIYKVCWVDDCPEAAILAAIDDAIHDGVDVLSISLGWAGHEAPGTLHAVQRGISVVFSGGNDGPVPQTMSNAVPWITTVAASTIDRAFPTIISLGNKEKLVGQSRHYNASVISSHFKGLVDAGSCDAETLASSNVTGKIILCYAPADASFWPPPIALPYAINLTVTAGAKGLIFAQYTANNLDSLEACEGIMPCVLVDFEIAQRILSYLNMAENPVVKVSPTVTIIGDGVLSPRVASFSSRGPSPTFPGILKPDVAAPGVSMLAAKRDSYVFMSGTSMACPHVSAVTALLKSVHPGWSPAMIKSAIVTTASVTDRFGMPIQADAVPRKLADPFDFGGGHINPDRAVDPGLVYDVDVKEYNKFFNCTIIGLLDGCESYQLNLNLPSIDVPNLKNQVTVWRTITNVGPAEATYRADLEAPSGVVVSVEPSTINFIAGGNRSITFRLTFTTKQRVQGGYTFGSLTWSDQNAHSVRIPIAVRTVIQDFVADTS, from the exons ATGGGTTTGGGAACAGGATTATGTTGTGCTCTGCTCCTGGTGACAATGTTGGCTCTTTCAGCTAATGCGTCGAGCAAA CTCTACATTGTGTATATGGGGGATAAGAAACATGATGATCCATCTGTGGTGACCGCTTCGCACCATGACTTACTATCTGTTGTTCATGGGAG CAAGGAGGAAGCCTTGAAGTCGCTAGTTTACAGTTACAAGCATGGATTTTCTGGTTTTGCCGCAATGCTAACTGAACCTCAAGCTAGGGCAATCGCAA AGTTCCCTGAAGTTATCACTGTGAAGCGTAACACTTTCCACAAACGGCACACAACTAGGAGCTGGGACTTCCTTGGCCTTGACTACAACCAACCACCACAACAACCAGGCCTCCTCCAGAAAGCGAAGTACGGAGAAGATGTAATCATCGGTGTAATCGATTCCG GCATATGGCCTGAATCACGAAGTTTTAACGATGACGGGTTTGGTCCTGTGCCAGCCCGGTGGAAAGGAAAATGCCAAACCGGTGAGATGTTCAACACCACGAGTTGCAACAGAAAGATCATCGGCGCACGGTGGTATGGCCGTGGCATCAGCGCTGAGTCATTCAAGAGTGACTATAAGTCGCCTAGGGACATTGACGGCCATGGCACACACGTTGCCTCGACGATTGCAGGCGTGGAGGTGCGAGGTGTGAGCTATGGGGGCCTAGGGAACGGTGTGGCACGTGGTGGGGCGCCGCGTGCACGGCTTGGTATCTACAAGGTGTGTTGGGTGGACGATTGCCCCGAGGCGGCGATCCTAGCGGCTATCgacgatgccatacatgatggtgtGGACGTTCTGTCAATCTCGCTGGGATGGGCCGGTCATGAGGCACCTGGGACGCTGCATGCTGTGCAGAGAGGGATATCAGTTGTGTTCTCTGGCGGAAACGATGGGCCTGTGCCGCAGACGATGTCGAACGCCGTACCATGGATCACCACGGTGGCTGCTAGCACGATTGACCGGGCTTTCCCGACCATAATATCTCTCGGGAACAAAGAAAAACTGGTG GGGCAATCTCGTCACTACAATGCATCTGTGATCAGCAGCCACTTTAAGGGCCTTGTCGATGCGGGAAG CTGCGACGCAGAAACATTGGCGTCCAGCAACGTCACTGGAAAAATCATCCTGTGCTATGCACCAGCGGATGCGTCATTCTGGCCGCCCCCTATAGCACTTCCGTATGCCATCAACCTTACCGTCACGGCTGGCGCCAAGGGCCTCATATTTGCACAGTACACTGCTAACAACCTTGATTCCCTGGAAGCATGCGAAGGCATTATGCCCTGTGTACTGGTGGATTTTGAGATCGCACAAAGAATCTTATCATACTTGAACATGGCAGA GAATCCGGTGGTAAAGGTCTCGCCTACCGTAACCATTATTGGAGATGGTGTGTTGTCGCCTAGAGTTGCCTCGTTCTCGTCGAGAGGACCAAGCCCCACCTTCCCCGGTATACTCAAG CCCGACGTAGCTGCACCTGGAGTCAGCATGTTAGCAGCCAAACGTGACTCTTACGTGTTCATGTCTGGAACGTCTATGGCGTGCCCGCATGTCTCAGCAGTCACCGCGCTGCTTAAGTCGGTTCACCCTGGCTGGTCACCTGCCATGATCAAGTCTGCCATCGTCACCACAG CTTCCGTGACAGACCGTTTTGGTATGCCGATCCAAGCAGATGCAGTTCCGAGGAAATTGGCTGACCCCTTTGACTTTGGCGGTGGCCACATAAACCCAGATAGGGCCGTCGACCCCGGCTTGGTCTACGACGTGGATGTGAAGGAGTATAATAAATTCTTTAATTGCACCATTATTGGATTGTTAGATGGTTGTGAGTCCTACCAACTCAATCTTAATCTACCATCAATCGatgtgccaaacctcaagaaccagGTCACAGTTTGGCGCACAATCACGAACGTCGGGCCAGCAGAAGCGACTTACCGAGCAGATTTAGAAGCTCCATCAGGGGTAGTCGTGTCAGTGGAGCCATCCACGATCAATTTCATTGCAGGTGGTAACAGAAGCATCACATTTAGACTGACATTTACAACAAAGCAAAGAGTACAAGGTGGCTATACGTTTGGGAGTTTGACATGGTCTGACCAAAACGCGCACTCGGTGAGAATTCCTATTGCCGTACGAACTGTAATACAAGACTTCGTCGCTGACACATCTTAA